One genomic region from Amaranthus tricolor cultivar Red isolate AtriRed21 chromosome 12, ASM2621246v1, whole genome shotgun sequence encodes:
- the LOC130828127 gene encoding uncharacterized protein LOC130828127, whose product MASEGKRSKGRFLYLFDWNAKSRKKLFMNKSESFDVESSSNGKESGDNSAISPYLLRELSENGDHSSFRGSGNYSCASSINGDDGYGTRAPGVVARLMGLDTMPSTSSCEASLFASYEPHAIESSYYSRCAAPFDLENHHMVSYAPNKMEGFSWNSTDSRMGKVHGRPLDRFQTEVLPPKSAKPISITHHKLLSPIKSPGFVPTKDAAYIMEAAARIIDPAPQPTLRTKLSSLGSPSSSSFRIQDMKDKVYAAQKSSRLSESSKTPIVSAPVQQERARTSDRSSRRSLFKNIMSSQASSSLKVKSKGKTIPSASHGKTNAQKTDGSLYSDSRSQQQKERKKLKQKEPITQKGGPSGTPRKKSSGVLRQNNEKQNSVSHVDQSTAKCSVSDQQPRKSSHGRNRAGPSKIVSKVFVNPENGSKNVVTTSVIDRKSPQNGVSDRRPPLCGASERRPQLNGFSDKRPSLNRMKNISRGKQLSGKNNQIGEKIMDSYDERTAQHDLALQGTSRKDMDVISFTFTSPIKKTESQSSSSTIEITKSNHRDNVQFASSFSSPSRGLKLIDSGSLSLLLEQKLMELTNKIGSTKSDLVVENPDTNTVSRLSESIPSHDVVVPSLMDYDYCFDRDETSATCDDDWSSMQTKSSQNWEDFDGMEEQGASSTNRFETCGESDIGHLNISLPNCSTSGSWMASTTTSKVTHEIDEPSSPQSQEVTSCISSESFHPREDESDFTDVSSYWELEYVRHMLHYAGLNRLRLDENEKHIDPGLFDLMENLINTSSTRNTELCSKLERKILFDCVSESVNAKYQRAFSGSYKSWVKWGMLLQNEWLTEEVYKEILCWQNMGNLMVDELVDCDMSTQQGRWLDFEMESVEEGTDIEKIIVESLIDELVADLTV is encoded by the exons ATGGCATCTGAGGGAAAACGTTCGAAGGGACGCTTTCTTTACTTGTTCGATTGGAATGCTAAATCCCGGAAAAAGTTATTCATGAACAAGTCTGAATCATTTG ATGTAGAAAGTTCTAGCAATGGGAAGGAAAGTGGTGACAATTCGGCAATTTCTCCGTATCTCTTG AGGGAGCTGTCTGAGAACGGTGACCATTCATCTTTCAGAGGAAGTGGCAACTATAGTTGTGCATCATCTATAAACGGGGATGATGGCTATGGGACAAGAGCCCCAGGGGTGGTTGCGCGGCTTATGGGATTGGACACTATGCCTTCCACAAGTTCATGTGAGGCAAGTCTGTTTGCCTCTTATGAACCTCATGCTATTGAGAGTTCTTATTATTCTAGATGTGCTGCTCCGTTTGATCTTGAGAACCATCATATGGTCAGCTATGCACCTAACAAAATGGAGGGTTTCTCATGGAATTCTACAGATTCAAGAATGGGTAAGGTTCATGGTCGTCCACTTGATAGATTTCAGACTGAGGTATTGCCTCCAAAGTCTGCCAAACCTATTTCAATTACTCACCATAAGCTCCTATCTCCAATCAAGAGTCCGGGGTTTGTACCTACAAAAGATGCAGCATACATAATGGAGGCAGCTGCAAGAATCATTGATCCTGCACCTCAGCCAACTTTGAGAACCAAACTCTCATCTCTGGGctctccttcatcatcatcgttCAGGATCCAAGATATGAAAGACAAAGTGTATGCTGCACAGAAGTCATCCAGACTGTCTGAGTCCTCGAAGACTCCAATAGTATCTGCTCCCGTACAGCAAGAAAGAGCAAGAACATCTGATAGGTCTAGTCGAAGGTCTCTGTTCAAAAATATTATGAGTTCACAAGCAAGCAGCTCACTGAAAGTGAAAAGCAAAGGTAAAACAATTCCTTCAGCTTCCCACGGTAAAACCAATGCACAGAAAACAGATGGCTCACTGTATAGTGATAGTAGGAGTCAGCAGCAGAAGGAGCGTAAGAAGCTAAAACAAAAGGAGCCAATTACGCAAAAGGGTGGTCCAAGTGGAACTCCTAGGAAAAAGAGCTCGGGTGTGCTTAGGCAGAACAATGAGAAGCAGAATAGTGTCTCCCATGTAGATCAATCAACTGCAAAATGTTCAGTATCGGATCAGCAACCTAGAAAATCTTCTCATGGGCGTAATCGTGCTGGTCCAAGTAAAATCGTTAGTAAAGTTTTTGTGAATCCCGAGAATGGCTCAAAGAACGTTGTAACAACAAGTGTAATTGATCGAAAATCTCCACAGAATGGTGTTAGTGACAGGAGACCTCCACTGTGTGGGGCTAGTGAAAGGAGACCTCAACTGAATGGGTTTAGTGATAAGAGGCCTTCACTGAATAGAATGAAAAACATCTCAAGAGGCAAGCAGCTTTCTGGCAAGAATAACCAGATAGGGGAGAAAATTATGGATAGTTACGATGAAAGAACTGCACAACATGATTTAGCACTTCAAGGAACTTCTAGAAAGGACATGGATGttatttcttttacttttaCTTCTCCCATCAAAAAAACCGAATCTCAGTCCTCATCATCTACTATTGAAATCACTAAAAGCAATCATCGTGATAATGTTCAATTTGCTTCAAGTTTTTCATCACCATCTCGAGGGTTGAAATTGATTGATAGTGGCTCTTTAAGCCTTCTTTTGGAGCAAAAGCTCATGGAATTAACTAACAAAATTGGGTCAACCAAATCTGATTTGGTGGTGGAAAACCCTGATACCAACACTGTCTCACGACTGTCTGAATCAATTCCATCGCATGATGTTGTTGTCCCTTCTCTAATGGATTATGATTACTGTTTCGATAGAGATGAAACAAGTGCTACATGTGATGATGATTGGTCTTCTATGCAGACTAAATCAAGCCAGAATTGGGAG GATTTTGATGGTATGGAAGAGCAGGGTGCTAGCAGCACTAACAGGTTCGAAACCTGTGGAGAATCTGATATTGGGCACCTTAACATCTCACTTCCAAACTGTTCAACGTCGGGAAGTTGGATGGCATCTACTACTACAAGCAAGGTCACTCATG AAATTGACGAGCCTTCATCGCCTCAATCTCAGGAAGTCACAAGTTGCATCTCTAGTGAAAGTTTCCATCCAAGAGAAGACGAGTCAGATTTCACCGATGTGTCATCATACTGGGAACTAGAATACGTTAGACACATGCTTCATTATGCTGGACTGAATAGATTAAGGTTGGATGAGAATGAGAAACACATAGATCCCGGTCTTTTTGATCtcatggaaaatctgattaatACATCTAGCACCAGAAATACAGAACTGTGCTCCAAGCTGGAACGGAAAATCTTATTCGACTGTGTTTCCGAAAGTGTTAACGCAAAATATCAACGAGCTTTTTCTGGGAGCTACAAATCCTGGGTTAAATGGGGAATGCTGCTACAAAACGAATGGTTAACTGAGGAAGTGTATAAGGAGATTTTGTGTTGGCAAAATATGGGAAACTTAATGGTGGACGAGCTTGTGGACTGTGATATGAGTACTCAGCAAGGAAGGTGGCTCGACTTTGAAATGGAATCGGTAGAGGAAGGTACAGATATTGAGAAGATTATCGTTGAATCCTTGATCGATGAGCTCGTTGCTGATCTAACTGTATAA
- the LOC130828128 gene encoding protein disulfide-isomerase like 2-1: protein MEKSPILFAIGTLALLLVSAFADDVVVLTEENFENEVGQDRGALVEFYAPWCGHCKKLAPEYEKLGASFKKANSVLIGKVDCDDQKNLCSKFDVSGYPTIKWFPKGSLEPKKYEGARTAEALTEYVNMEGGTNVKITAVPSDVVILSPENFDEVVLDKSKDVLVEFYAPWCGHCKALAPIYEKVATAFKLDEDVVIASLDADKYRDLAEKYGISGFPTLKFFPKNNKDGEEYEGGRDLDDFVSFINEKCGTSRDSKGQLTSKAGIVASLEELVKEFVSATNDEKKTILNRLEEEAGKLEGSAARYGKIYTKVAKKCMEKGADYAKNEIQRLERMLSKAISPVKADEFSLKKNILSTFAA from the exons ATGGAGAAATCTCCGATCTTGTTCGCTATCGGAACCCTAGCTTTGCTTCTTGTTTCTGCCTTCGCTGACGATGTTGTTGTTTTGACGGAGGAGAACTTTGAGAATGAGGTCGGTCAAGATCGTGGTGCACTCGTTGAATTCTATGCTCCTTG GTGTGGCCATTGTAAAAAGCTTGCCCCAGAATATGAAAAACTTGGCGCGAGTTTCAAAAAGGCAAACTCTGTTTTGATTGGAAAG GTTGATTGTGATGACCAGAAGAACCTTTGTAGCAAATTTGATGTTTCAGGATACCCCACAATTAAGTGGTTTCCAAAGGGATCTTTGGAACCTAAGAA ATATGAAGGTGCCCGTACAGCCGAGGCACTTACTGAGTATGTCAACATGGAAGGAG GGACCAATGTGAAGATTACTGCTGTTCCTTCAGATGTGGTGATCCTATCACcagaaaactttgatgaagttGTATTGGATAAATCTAAAGATGTTCTAGTTGAATTCTATGCCCCATG GTGTGGTCACTGCAAGGCACTTGCTCCC ATTTACGAAAAGGTTGCAACTGCATTTAAATTGGATGAAGATGTCGTGATTGCAAGCCTTGATGCTGATAAATACAGAGATTTGGCAGAGAA GTATGGCATCAGTGGATTCCCAACATTGAAGTTCTTCCCTAAGAACAATAAAGATGGTGAAGAGTATGAAGGTGGTAGGGATTTGGATGACTTTGTAAGCTTCATCAATGAGAAGTGTGGCACCAGTCGTGATAGTAAAGGTCAACTTACTTCAAAG GCTGGTATTGTTGCGTCTTTGGAGGAGCTGGTGAAAGAATTTGTAAGTGCAACCAACGATGAGAAAAAAACCATCCTAAACCGATTGGAGGAAGAAGCTGGGAAGCTTGAAGGTTCTGCTGCAAG GTACGGGAAGATCTATACTAAGGTAGCCAAAAAATGCATGGAAAAAGGTGCTGACTATGCTAAAAATGAAATCCAGAGGCTTGAACGCATGCTTAGCAAG GCAATCAGTCCAGTGAAAGCTGACGAGTTCTCTTTAAAGAAGAATATCTTATCCACTTTTGCGGCTTAA
- the LOC130828126 gene encoding uncharacterized protein LOC130828126: MASAIGSRFSTILNGFTFKLNSPCYLLPCFLAIPHPCTIPQTSPLSISSNSASSSSGLKQMNHLLRASSEGLQNDLVEDSKFVPLNAEDPSYGPPALLLLGFQVDEANKIQQLLKDLDGEFLQVIYCTEEMISWSLWDAMNVKKQNLEKLKIAESLPRLCFLSGLSGEEMMMFIDAFEETGLEPVVFAAHVPNSSSKPLQELIEEIMGDHKMMSANQSDSG, from the exons ATGGCTTCTGCCATTGGAAGCCGATTTTCCACAATTCTAAATGGATTTACCTTTAAGCTTAATTCCCCCTGCTATTTACTTCCCTGCTTCCTTGCTATTCCTCACCCTTGTACTATTCCGCAAACTTCACCTCTTTCAATTTCCTCTAATTCTGCTTCATCTTCTTCTGGGTTAAAGCAAATGAACCATCTTTTGAGAGCTTCCTCTGAAG gaCTTCAAAATGATCTTGTTGAAGATTCAAAGTTTGTTCCTCTGAATGCTGAAGATCCTAGTTATGGGCCCCCG GCCCTGCTACTTCTGGGATTTCAAGTGGATGAAGCAAATAAG ATACAACAGCTATTGAAGGACTTGGATGGGGAGTTTTTACAG GTTATCTATTGCACTGAAGAGATGATTAGTTGGTCACTTTGGGATGCCATGAATGttaaaaagcaaaatttggAAAAGTTGAAG ATTGCAGAATCACTCCCTCGTCTATGCTTTCTTTCTGGGCTTAGTGGGGAGGAGATGATGATGTTCATAGATGCATTCGAAGAAACtg GTCTTGAACCAGTTGTATTTGCTGCCCATGTTCCAAACAGCTCCAGTAAACCATTGCAGGAGCTTATAGAAGAGATCATGGGTGATCATAAGATGATG TCTGCTAACCAGTCGGACTCTGGGTAG